One segment of Malassezia restricta chromosome V, complete sequence DNA contains the following:
- a CDS encoding phosphatidylinositol glycan, class C: MGDDTIAPAACWEKVLWKKQAYEDNYVDASFLSQLRTNATASFPTWEFIMLSSLSIGQKLSIVLLFVAIFAHLYMGLLHSSALIWLSTLTTFILACMGSCVPKESELVNEGKSIAHTISSIVVLIFALQALSPVVRTFSETTTDGSVWACAAILFGGHLAFADYSMLQDPRSRLRSTISLNMAMCASVVLSSRLTMDADVYALLLVALQLFAIYPLLRDRVYTYYGNVTTRDQRQIPRMVVPITSLFVCASMYAMWRVSPVVAVFLEPCALFFVCLLCPLWMRRAQRWKTEMRGPWDEAVLVPPPLQRVDSACGVRLG; encoded by the coding sequence ATGGGCGACGATACGATCgcaccagcagcgtgtTGGGAAAAGGTTTTATGGAAGAAGCAAGCCTACGAAGATAACTATGTTGATGCTTCGTTTCTGAGTCAGCTACGAACGAATGCTACGGCATCATTTCCCACCTGGGAGTTTATCATGTTGTCTTCTCTCAGTATCGGGCAGAAGTTATCCATTGTCCTTCTTTTTGTTGCGATATTTGCTCATCTGTATATGGGGCTGTTACATTCATCTGCTTTAATCTGGCTCAGCACGCTAACCACATTTATACTGGCTTGTATGGGAAGTTGCGTGCCGAAGGAAAGCGAGCTTGTCAACGAGGGCAAGTCCATCGCGCATACCATTTCAAGCATCGTTGTCCTAATATTTGCATTACAGGCCCTGTCTCCTGTCGTGCGCACTTTTAGTGAGACTACAACGGATGGGAGTGTGTGGGCATGCGCCGCCATTCTCTTTGGCGGTCACTTGGCCTTCGCGGACTACTCCATGTTGCAGGATCCAAGGTCACGCCTCAGATCCACCATAAGTTTAAATATGGCCATGTGTGCCAGCGTTGTTCTTTCCAGTCGACTTACGATGGATGCGGACGTGTACGCACTGCTGCTTGTTGCCTTACAATTGTTTGCCATATACCCTCTGCTCCGAGATCGCGTTTACACGTATTATGGCAATGTGACGACGCGTGATCAGCGGCAAATTCCGCGCATGGTGGTACCTATAACGTCTCTCTTTGTGTGTGCCAGCATGTATGCCATGTGGCGCGTAAGCCCTGTTGTGGCAGTGTTCCTCGAACCATGTGCCCTTTTTTTCGTGTGCCTACTATGCCCTCTGTGGATGCGGCGAGCACAGAGATGGAAGACCGAAATGCGTGGTCCTTGGGATGAGGCTGTGTTAGTGCCGCCTCCCTTGCAGCGCGTTGACAGCGCGTGTGGAGTCCGTCTTGGCTGA
- a CDS encoding zinc finger protein, C2H2 type — MTSATQGPIPIIRSGETTNSNAMHDGTPMARTNTSGSYLGLSAGLSGSASFREAMAVSFGKDVADLLEYSIGRFSSSTDSDATVAGPSSVRLESTFCRNFTCCGKELDDLHDLLQHYEECHVRFEDDDTESMVTDEDMDDASMTTEASASSQHPTAAAPLAATTDVGMSNSSVDEEMPSARSRPLISSTINNTPMVSTTNENLEYPSAFDTAVMCSPSGRGKKRTHGQQAGGSSSNPLFRALLENGGRHPLSMSGTYSSPFSSPGTSRAGTPSIDSENEAFLGSTTQPTIFSNLNIRGNAADDQLPSCAPPNLFFPSANVASLQRPVKRERFGPITTPSTPSTPTTANFSGSSTSAADNSTSEHRPYKCPAPGCDKAYKQMNGLKYHRLHGHCNQNLRNVNSGNATSSPNTVTTASSTQGSTAQKPSTPNVLGAGVTSASASSNDTSIGTPGPVLGSGDATAKSEFKPDSPQSDVIMTGISTPAQGLFSSLNYGTPLGSPTAPNKQEPVSVSPAKNLNNAQPDKMYVCQVGNCDKRYKNLNGLRYHYLHSGSHGLLGLQLLHANGGGASAKADSVSGRPPVSTDTLSREQIVQAAAAAQALLSQQGANCNKGPNGNTNPNLTAAAFLSSVTNNNAAIAMANAEPL; from the coding sequence ATGACAAGCGCAACACAGGGACCTATTCCTATAATCAGGTCTGGTGAAACAACGAACAGCAATGCCATGCATGACGGTACACCGATGGCCAGGACTAACACCTCTGGTAGCTACTTGGGGCTCAGTGCGGGTCTGAGTGGAAGCGCCAGTTTCAGGGAAGCTATGGCTGTGTCCTTCGGTAAAGATGTTGCTGACTTGCTTGAATATTCGATTGGGCGCTTCTCCTCCTCTACAGACTCCGACGCCACTGTGGCAGGACCATCGTCTGTACGGCTAGAGTCAACTTTTTGCCGAAACTTTACTTGCTGCGGCAAAGAGTTGGATGATTTGCATGATCTTCTACAGCATTATGAAGAGTGTCATGTGCGATTTGAGGATGATGACACTGAAAGTATGGTGACTGATGAAGACATGGATGATGCAAGCATGACGACCGAGGCGTCAGCTTCATCGCAACACCCAACAGCAGCCGCACCTTTAGCTGCGACTACCGATGTTGGAATGAGCAACAGTTCTGTGGACGAAGAAATGCCATCAGCCCGATCACGCCCACTGATTTCTTCAACTATCAATAACACGCCCATGGTATCTACCACGAACGAAAACTTAGAGTACCCGAGCGCCTTTGACACTGCTGTTATGTGCTCTCCATCGGGTCGTGGAAAGAAGCGCACGCATGGACAGCAGGCTGGTGGCTCTTCCTCGAATCCCTTGTTCCGTGCACTACTCGAAAACGGAGGCCGTCACCCGCTCAGCATGTCAGGTACTTATTCGTCGCCCTTCTCGAGCCCAGGTACTTCTCGGGCGGGTACACCATCGATCGATTCTGAAAATGAAGCATTTTTAGGCTCGACAACGCAACCTACTATATTCTCTAACCTCAATATTCGCGGTAATGCTGCCGATGACCAGCTTCCGTCTTGTGCACCGCCGAATCTGTTCTTCCCATCAGCGAATGTCGCATCGCTGCAACGTCCAGTGAAACGCGAGCGCTTTGGACCAATTACTACTCCAAGTACGCCTTCTACGCCTACAACTGCCAATTTCTCTGGTTCGTCTACCTCTGCGGCAGACAACAGTACCTCTGAACATCGCCCATACAAATGCCCTGCCCCGGGATGTGATAAAGCTTATAAGCAAATGAATGGGCTAAAATATCACAGGTTGCATGGACACTGTAATCAAAATCTGCGCAATGTGAACTCCGGCAATGCTACTTCTTCGCCAAATACGGTCacgacagcgtcgtcgacgcaAGGCTCGACGGCTCAGAAACCTTCAACTCCTAATGTACTTGGTGCTGGAGTCACATCCGCGTCTGCTTCTTCGAATGACACAAGTATCGGGACGCCTGGACCCGTGTTGGGATCAGGCGACGCGACGGCGAAATCTGAATTCAAGCCAGATTCGCCTCAAAGTGACGTCATAATGACTGGTATTTCGACGCCAGCTCAAGGCTTGTTTTCCTCTTTAAATTATGGAACTCCATTGGGGTCTCCGACCGCCCCTAACAAGCAAGAACCTGTATCCGTTTCACCAGCTAAGAACTTAAACAATGCCCAACCGGATAAGATGTACGTTTGTCAGGTTGGCAACTGTGACAAGCGTTACAAGAACCTTAATGGACTTCGTTATCATTATTTGCATTCGGGCTCACACGGTCTGCTGGGTCTCCAGCTTCTTCATGCAAACGGAGGTGGAGCAAGTGCCAAGGCAGATAGTGTGAGTGGTCGCCCTCCTGTGTCGACAGACACGCTATCTCGTGAGCAGATTGTCcaggctgctgctgctgcccaGGCTTTATTAAGCCAGCAAGGAGCAAATTGCAACAAGGGTCCTAACGGGAACACCAACCCAAACCTCACAGCTGCGGCTTTCCTTTCATCCGTGACAAATAACAATGCAGCGATTGCTATGGCCAATGCCGAGCCATTGTAA
- a CDS encoding monomeric glyoxalase I, with translation MGYSEETASFRFHHTMIRVKDPKVSLDFYENVLGMELIDKMEGSDFTLYFLAYQHQKNEPLGKREAVLELTHNHGTENDPNLSYHNGNSEPRGFGHLAISVDNIEAACERFERLGVKWQKRLTDGRMKTIAFILDPDNYWIEVVPSTLSFSK, from the exons ATGGGATATTCTGAAG AAACTGCTAGCTTCCGTTTTCATCA CACGATGATTCGTGTTAAAGACCCCAAGGTTTCCCTGGACTTTTACGAGAATGTCCTCGGCATGGAGCTGATTGATAAAATGGAAGGCTCCGACTTTACACTGTATTTCCTTGCTTATCAGCATCAGAAGAACGAGCCTCTCGGAAAGCGCGAAGCTGTTCTCGAGCTTACACACAATCATGGCACTGAGAATGACCCCAACTTGTCTTACCACAACGGTAACTCTGAGCCTCGTGGCTTTGGTCACCTTGCTATTTCTGTGGACAATATTGAGGCAGCATGCGAGCGTTTCGAAAGGCTCGGTGTCAAGTGGCAAAAGCGTTTGACAG ATGGCAGGATGAAGACAATTG CTTTCATTCTTGATCCAG ACAACTACTGGATTGAAGTTGTGCCAAGCACGCTTTCATTCTCCAAGTAA
- a CDS encoding tyrosyl-tRNA synthetase has product MTAEVTLSKQERYALITRGIEEIIGGESIQQVLDANERPLRCYWGTAPTGRPHVGYLVPLTKLADFLRAGVQVKVLFADIHAFLDNMKAPIELVKHRAHYYQQILTCVMKSIGVPTERLTFVMGSSYQLTEKYNFDVYRLAAMVTEHDAKKAGAEVVKQVASPLLSGLLYPGLQALDEQYLDVDFQFGGLDQRKIFMFAEQYLPKLGYQKRAHIMNGMVPGMNGSKMSSSDTDSKIDFLDSPSEVSKKIKAAYCMEGEVEENGVLAFVGAVLMPIARVRAEMMDKHTRLEGQSRSFIPDEAPEGTLFSIMRPEKFGGPLHYVSYDDLVRDFKEKKLHPADLKPAVATALNTLLEPVQKLYETEEFKKIKALAYPDEEPKAKKVKAKKLNPMIAPYFTKEEGGLAESPEEAAANAKAAGFEYKQRKGKKGNAQKQDDSAQAEADAPTEALQNLSVHP; this is encoded by the exons ATGACAGCAGAAGTCACACTGTCAAAGCAGGAGCGCTACGCTCTAATCACACGTGGGATTGAAGAGATAATTGGAGGTGAATCTATTCAACAGGTTCTGGACGCGAATGAACGCCCCCTCCGCTGTTACTGGGGTACCGCCCCCACTGGCCGCCCCCATGTTGGCTACTTGGTTCCTCTCACCAAGCTTGCTGACTTTCTGCGTGCAGGTGTCCAGGTCAAAGTGCTTTTTGCTGATATTCATGCATTCCTTGATAACATGAAGGCGCCTATTGAGCTGGTAAAGCATCGCGCCCATTATTATCAGCAGATCCTTACATGTGTCATGAAGTCGATTGGCGTACCTACGGAACGTCTTACCTTTGTAATGGGCTCCTCTTACCAACTTACTGAAAAGTACAATTTTGACGTGTATCGTCTAGCCGCCATGGTAACAGAGCACGATGCCAAAAAGGCCGGTGCCGAGGTTGTGAAGCAGGTGGCTAGTCCGCTCCTCAGTGGTCTGCTTTATCCTGGTCTACAGGCTCTGGACGAGCAGTATCTTGATGTCGACTTTCAGTTTGGCGGTCTTGATCAGCGTAAGATTTTTATGTTTGCTGAGCAGTACTTACCAAAACTCGGCTACCAGAAGCGCGCACACATTATGAATGGCATGGTGCCAGGCATGAACGGCTCAAAAATGTCTTCATCTGATACAGACTCCAAGATTGACTTCCTCGACTCACCAAGTGAGGTGTCGAAGAAAATTAAGGCTGCTTATTGCATGGAAGGTGAAGTGGAAGAAAATGGCGTCTTGGCTTTTGTTGGTGCTGTGTTGATGCCAATTGCTCGTGTTCGTGCTGAAATGATGGACAAGCATACCCGATTGGAAGGCCAATCCCGCTCATTTATTCCTGATGAGGCTCCTGAGGGCACTCTTTTTAGCATTATGCGTCCGGAGAAGTTTGGAGGTCCTCTTCACTATGTCTCGTACGATGATCTTGTGAGGGACTTTAAGGAAAAGAAGCTTCATCCTGCTGACTTGAAGCCGGCGGTCGCAACCGCTTTGAATACTTTGCTTGAACCCGTACAGAAGCTCTACGAGACGGAAGAATTTAAGAAGATCAAAGCGCTCGCATACCCCGACGAGGAACCAAAGGCCAAAAAGGTCAAAGCCAAGAAGC TCAACCCTATGATTGCGCCATACTTCACAAAGGAAGAGGGTGGTTTGGCTGAATCGCCTGAAGAGGCGGCCGCCAATGCCAAAGCTGCCGGTTTTGAATacaagcagcgcaaggGAAAGAAAGGAAATGCTCAAAAGCAGGATGATTCTGCTCAAGCTGAAGCAGATGCCCCCACGGAAGCACTGCAGAACCTGTCCGTTCATCCATAG
- a CDS encoding endosomal cargo receptor (Erp3) produces the protein MSVRTNALAVLLLVLTIYTTITDAAALTASVPQRGKSCYFAWVDQKYEKVGFYFAVQEGGDFDVDYTLISPHDKIILHGEKSSQEDFVFTANEAGEYSFCFENRVSTHEEKLVDFDITVESEPRLELPLAKAALLRDQSSPVEESMSKIDSDLTSIERTLRYFRLRDNQGYVLVDHTQHRITRYSIFQALIILGVSVGQVYMVKYFFDRGSSASRFRV, from the coding sequence ATGAGTGTACGCACGAATGCGCTGGCCGTTCTCTTACTTGTATTAACAATATACACAACAATAACGGATGCCGCGGCCCTCACGGCAAGCGTTCCTCAACGTGGCAAATCGTGTTACTTTGCGTGGGTGGATCAAAAATACGAAAAAGTCGGCTTTTACTTCGCTGTGCAGGAAGGTGGTGATTTCGACGTCGATTACACTCTTATTTCGCCGCACGATAAAATCATTTTGCACGGTGAAAAGTCATCTCAGGAAGACTTTGTGTTTACAGCGAATGAAGCGGGTGAATACAGTTTCTGCTTTGAGAACCGAGTCAGCACGCATGAGGAGAAGCTCGTTGACTTTGATATCACGGTAGAATCAGAGCCACGTCTTGAACTACCATTGGCAAAGGCCGCACTTCTGCGTGACCAATCATCGCCTGTTGAAGAGTCCATGTCAAAAATCGATTCCGATCTCACGTCCATCGAGCGGACGCTTCGTTATTTCCGTCTTCGTGATAATCAGGGATATGTGCTTGTGGATCATACTCAGCACCGGATCACGCGCTACTCTATTTTTCAGGCTCTTATCATTTTGGGCGTGTCTGTGGGTCAAGTGTACATGGTCAAGTACTTCTTTGATAGAGGATCTTCCGCTTCGCGTTTCCGCGTATAA